The region GGACGCGAAACTATACACAGGTTAGTTTCCCGGAGACTTTGCCCGATAGGAACCCGGGAAGCGAAAACTTTATATCGGGCTAAGTATGTAGAGACCTAAGTGGAATATTTCCGGACGCGGGTTCGACTCCCGCCGCCTCCACCAGGGGCTATGGTGCGGTGCCGCGCCGAAGTTGCGATATAGCCGAAGGCGAAGTCGAACGAAGGCGGGCTATAATGGCCTTAATCGCATTTCGTTCCAAAATATGGCTCTGCACACCCCACTAAAATCAATCCCGATAAAATTGGACATGCCGCCATATAATCCGCAAGACGAAGTCGGACCTGTCGCGGCGAGGCCAAAGGCGGAATGAAATTTTATTATGTTTACATTCTGCAGTCCCAATCTACTCCAGAACATTATTACACAGGTTTTACCGAAGATCTTGATTCACGCCTGAAATCTCACAACTCCAGACAAGTTTCACATACCTCAAAATACAAGCCGTGGCGTATAAAAACAGCCATTGTTTTTACTGATCGAAAAAGGGCATTGGATTTTGAGGCATATCTAAAGACTCCTTCCGGCCGAGCCTTTGCAAAAAAGCGACTCTGATTTTCAAGCCCAGACATACCGCGTTTTCGGGAAATCCCGGTAAATTTCTTTCTTTTTTCCATCTCCTTTCTCCGTTTTCTCAGATCTCACTTTCGGGCCTCGTCTGGTTTGTTGTCCCTTTTCCACCAACTTTTGCTCTGCAAGTTCCTCCGCAAACCGCTCGACAACTCTGGCGATTCCGTCAAAGAGTTCGTTGATGCCCATGGTAAACCTCCTGCATTTCTGCCTGCCTGCCGAAGCCTCGGCGCAGGCAGGTTCTCTGCCCCATACCTACCTATCTGCCGACAGGCAGGACGCCCGCAGGGTGAGCGCCAAGGATGGGGCAAATCAAAGTGTCGGTGAAAAAGTGTGCTCGTCATGTTTTTCTGTTTGGAGCCTTGTTGAAATGTACTTACCGGGAGAATTGGTGAACTGTCGGAATTCAGGAGGAATTTTTCTTGCACGTGACATGACACCTGTTATATTATATTTTGAATTTCAGGTTAGACGGATTGCCTGTGGCCGGTTGGCCATGGGTAAA is a window of Deltaproteobacteria bacterium DNA encoding:
- a CDS encoding GIY-YIG nuclease family protein; translation: MKFYYVYILQSQSTPEHYYTGFTEDLDSRLKSHNSRQVSHTSKYKPWRIKTAIVFTDRKRALDFEAYLKTPSGRAFAKKRL